The Amycolatopsis methanolica 239 nucleotide sequence TCTTCGTCGCCATGGGCTGGGAGGTCGCCGAGGGGCCCGAGCTGGAAGCCGAGTGGTTCAACTTCGACGCCCTCAACTTCGCCAAGGACCACCCCGCCCGGCAGATGCAGGACACCTTCTACGCCGGTGAGCCGGGCTCCGGCCTGGTGCTGCGCACGCACACCTCGCCGGTGCAGGCCCGCACGCTGCTGCACCGCGACCTGCCGGTGTACGTAGTCTGCCCCGGCCGCACCTACCGGACCGACGAGCTGGACGCGACCCACACGCCGGTGTTCTCGCAGGTCGAGGGCCTCGCGGTGGACAAGGGCATCACCATGGCGCACCTCAAGGGCACCCTGGACGCCTTCGCCCGCGCCATGTTCGGCGAGAGGTCCAGGACCCGGCTGCGCCCGCACTTCTTTCCGTTCACCGAGCCCTCCGCCGAGGTCGACGTCTGGTTCGAGGAGAAGGCGGGCGGCCCCGGCTGGGTCGAGTGGGGTGGTTGCGGCATGGTGCACCCGAACGTGCTGCGTGCCTGCGGCGTCGACCCGGAGGTCTACTCCGGCTTCGCGTTCGGCATGGGCATCGAGCGGACCCTGCAGTTCCGCAACGGCATCCCCGACATGCGCGACATCGTCGAGGGCGATGTCCGCTTCACCCTTCCCTTCGGAACGGAGGCCTAAGTGCGAGTCCCCGTCAGCTGGCTGCTCGAGCATCTGGATGCCGGCGAGGTCGGACCGCAGGAGCTGGCCGAGGCCTTCGTCCGCATCGGCATCGAGGTCGACGAGGTCCGGCCGCTGGACCAGGTCACCGGGCCGCTGGTGGTCGGCCGCGTCGCCGAGATCGAGGAGCTGACCGGCTTCAAGAAGCCGATCCGGTTCTGCCGGGTCGATGTCGGCGAGGAGGCATCCGAGGACGAGCCCGCCGACGACGAGGGCCCGTCCGGCATCCGCACCCGCGGCATCGTCTGCGGCGCCACCAACTTCGCTGAGGGCGACCTGGTCGTCGTGGCGCTGCCCGGCACCGTGCTGCCTGGACCGTTCGAGATCGGCTCGCGCAAGACCTACGGCCGCGTCAGCGACGGCATGATCTGCTCGGCCCGCGAGCTGGGCCTGGGCGATGACCACACCGGCATCCTGGTGCTCCCGCCGTCGACGGCCAGCCCCGGCGACTCCGGCCACGAGGTGCTCGGCCTCGGCGACACCGTCCTGGAGCTGACGCCGACCCCCGACCGCGGCT carries:
- the pheS gene encoding phenylalanine--tRNA ligase subunit alpha, giving the protein MSGATEKQDPTPAEATSPETLGAAVKHAEAEFQAAGDLDALAAVKPAHLGDHSPLMLARRAIGSLSKQEKAEVGKRVNEARQAIQGAFDARRATLLAERDERVLREEAVDVTLPWDRIPRGARHPLTTVSERIADVFVAMGWEVAEGPELEAEWFNFDALNFAKDHPARQMQDTFYAGEPGSGLVLRTHTSPVQARTLLHRDLPVYVVCPGRTYRTDELDATHTPVFSQVEGLAVDKGITMAHLKGTLDAFARAMFGERSRTRLRPHFFPFTEPSAEVDVWFEEKAGGPGWVEWGGCGMVHPNVLRACGVDPEVYSGFAFGMGIERTLQFRNGIPDMRDIVEGDVRFTLPFGTEA